The following are encoded together in the Pelagicoccus enzymogenes genome:
- a CDS encoding acetolactate synthase, whose translation MDNPSIETKQAIPDPVKQLSIFMENKVGRLSDIFRLFADSGIHVMALTTLDTTDCAITRVVVDDPQGAKELLWEHDVTFSESEVLAVEIAGEHDIDRVLASLLQTEINIHYLYAFVSRPHGRSGLVISIEDTDLAVHILNTHNIRVLSQRDISR comes from the coding sequence ATGGACAATCCTTCGATCGAAACCAAACAGGCCATTCCGGATCCGGTTAAGCAGCTTTCCATTTTCATGGAGAACAAGGTGGGGCGGCTCTCCGACATTTTTCGCCTCTTCGCCGACAGCGGCATCCACGTTATGGCGTTGACTACGCTGGACACTACGGATTGCGCGATCACGCGGGTGGTCGTAGACGACCCCCAGGGGGCCAAGGAGCTGCTTTGGGAGCACGACGTGACCTTCAGCGAGAGCGAAGTGCTGGCGGTGGAGATCGCCGGCGAGCACGACATCGACCGCGTATTGGCCTCGCTCCTACAGACGGAGATCAACATTCACTACCTCTACGCCTTCGTCAGCCGTCCGCATGGTCGCTCGGGTCTTGTCATCAGTATCGAGGACACGGATCTGGCAGTTCATATTCTCAATACCCACAACATTCGCGTTTTGAGCCAAAGGGACATTTCGCGCTAG